DNA from Bradyrhizobium japonicum USDA 6:
CGATGCCCTCATGTATCCGTCCTACACGCTCGGCGCCCATGGCTCGATCGCCGCGATCCTGACCGCGGCGCCGCATGCCTCCGTCGCGCTGTGGGATGCGGTGAAGGCGGGCGACCATCCGCGCGCGCTCGACCTGCACAAGAAGCTGCTGACGCTGTGGAACGCCGTTATCGCCGACAATCTGCCGGCCTGCACGCGTTACGCCCAGACGCTCCAGGGCTTGCCGAAGACTTATCCGCGCGCGCCGATGCCGGAGGCCTCGCCGGCGCAGCAGGCCGCCACCCGCAAGGCGCTGGAGGCACTCGGCGCGTTGGACGGGGTGCGCGTCGAAGCGGCCGAATAGTCCGCGGGCCGAAATAACTGATGTGAAGATGGCAGCGCCGATCCGCTTTTACCTGCGGATGCGGCGCTGCTACATTTTGCGCGCGCCGCGATGCGCGGCGCCAGCTGTGAAGAAACATACCGACAAGGGGAGGGACCGAAGTCCCATGAAGGATTTTGCAGGAAAGATCGCCGTCATCACCGGCGGCGGCACGGGGATGGGACGCGAGCTCGCACGGCAGCTCGTCGCGGAGGGCTGCAATGTCGCGATGTGCGACGTCTCGGAGGCCGCGATGGCCGAGACCAAGCGATTGTGCGAGGTCGAAAAGCTGCCGCAGGGCCTGCGGGTCACGACCCATGTCGCCGACGTTTCGATCGAGGATCATCTCAAGCGGTTTCGCGATGAGCTCGCCGAGCAGCAGAAGACCGATCGGATCCATCTCCTGTTCAACAATGCCGGCATCGGTGGCGGCGGCAGCCTGTTCACCAACACGCGCGAGCAGTGGGAGCGTACCTTCAACATCTGCTGGGGCGGCGTCTATCTCGGCGTGCGCACCTTCCTGCCGATGCTGGTGGCGGCGGATGAGGCCCACATCGTCAACACCGCGAGCGTCAACGGCTTCTGGGCCTCGATCGGGATGAACCAGGCGCACACCGCCTACAGCTCGGCCAAGTTCGCGGTGAAAGGATTTACCGAAGCGCTGATCAACGACCTTCGCCTGCACGCACCGCATGTCAAATGCTCGGTGGTGATGCCCGGCCATATCGGCACCTCGATCGTCTCCAATTCGCGCAAGGTGCAGAGCGCCGACGGGTCGGAGCGGCTCAATGCCGACGAGGTCGCGCTGACCCGC
Protein-coding regions in this window:
- a CDS encoding SDR family NAD(P)-dependent oxidoreductase → MKDFAGKIAVITGGGTGMGRELARQLVAEGCNVAMCDVSEAAMAETKRLCEVEKLPQGLRVTTHVADVSIEDHLKRFRDELAEQQKTDRIHLLFNNAGIGGGGSLFTNTREQWERTFNICWGGVYLGVRTFLPMLVAADEAHIVNTASVNGFWASIGMNQAHTAYSSAKFAVKGFTEALINDLRLHAPHVKCSVVMPGHIGTSIVSNSRKVQSADGSERLNADEVALTRKRMVAAGVPDADKMSDEDIQAAFAERARSFLEDAPTTAAQAAKIILDGVKAERWRILVGEDAKRLDGRVRATPEQAYDRAFYESFTQEVGWRLG